The DNA sequence TGGAGCATGTGCTCCGCGGTATCGGCGAACGCTTGCAGGACAATCTCACATCCAGGGACGGTGGCCAGTCGCAGCTCGACATGGGGACAATGGGGCATTAGGACCTCTCATCACAACGCGAAGAAGTGGGATTGGCGAAAAACTCAGCCTGAACTCGGGAGGGAAGGGGAGCGTGATCCGTCCATCCTTCCGGGAACTCTATCGGGATTCTGACAACCAGAATCCCATTTTCCCCAAGACCTTGGCCAGCGCCTCGCCAGGTCTGGCCGGATCACCCATCCGCGTAATCAAGAAGGCCCAGACCCCTCCGGCGAATACGCCGCGACTGGAATGCCCCCGTCCACATGGGCGAACACGTCGTCCTTGGGCAGTCGCCCAAAGTACTGCTTGTAGTCTTTACTGAACTGCGAGTGACTCTGATAGCCGACGCGCAGACTCGCCTCACCAATATCCAGCGCCTCCACCAGCAGCACCCGCCTTGCTTCGTGCAGCCGAATGCGCTTCTGATATTGGATCGGCGTCATGCCGGTCACCGCCTTGAAGTGCTGATGGAACGCTGAGGGGCTCATGCCGGCGTGACGAGCCAGGGCCCCCACCAGAAAGCCCTCGGCAAAATGCCCTCGGAGCCAGGCCAGCGCGCCGGCTACGCGATTGGAGGGGCTGTCGTGCCTTGAGACCTCCAGCAGTCGGGCACCGGCTGGGCCGGAAAGCAGACGATACAGAATCTCCTGTTGGATCAGCGGCGTCAGAGCCCTCGCGTGCTCCGGCGTATCCAGCAGTCGCAGCAGGCGGACAATGGCCTCCAACAGGCCGGCATCGGCGGCAAACACCTGGATGCCCGGCTGTGAACCCGAATGCGGCAGCCTGTCGCATCGGCGGATCACCTGCTGTAGCTCCCCGAAATCAATCTCGACGGCAACCGCCACAAGCGGGCATTTGCGGGTCGCACTCACAATCCTGGAAGTGACCGGCATGTCGATGGACGTGAGCAGGAACTGTCCTGCTCCGTACTCAAGATGAGTCGGGCCAAAGTCCAGACTCTTCGCCCCTTGCAGGACCAGCGCCAGGCACGGCGATTGCATGGACACAAGCGGCCGGCTCGACCATCCAAACCGCATCAGGTGCAGGCCGGGCAACACGGAGGAGGAAAGCCGGTCCTCCTCGGCGTGTCGCAGAACAATCGATCGTGCCTCTCTCCAAAGGGACCGTGATGGCAGCATCTCCCCCTATGTTATCGAGCCCCCACGTCATCGCAGTCCGTGGACATCGTCACGTCCTGGAAGCTCTCAAGCTGCACCAGCCGCGTAGTCAGTGCCGTCTTTATGTATCCATGGACATCGGGCCCCAGCGCCAGACGTGGTGGTGCGGTGCTGACTTCGAACGTGTCCACGATTGCCTTGGCCATCTTGGCCGGATCGCCGGGCGCAACATAGCCGCTATGGGCCATCTGGCGCATCAGGCCGGCCGGACTTTCGCGATAGGCCTCCAGTTCGGGGCTCAGAACGCCGGAGGCGCCGAAGTCCGTGCGGATGGCTCCAGGCTCCACCAGAGTTGTGCCGATGCCGAAGCCGGCAACCTCCTGAGAAAGTGCCTCGAAGAAACCTTCGATCCCCCACTTGGTAGCGCAGTAAGCCGAGAGTCCCGCGAAGGCTGCCTGGCCGGCGCCGCTCGAGATCTGGATGAGGCGGCCTCCCCCGAGAGGACGCATGTGCGCCACCGCGGCGCGTGCCAGTTGGATCGAGCCGGTGAGATTGGTGTCGACAATGTGCCGGATCGCCGCGAGGTCGAGTTCCTCCGCCGCGCCCAGCAGACTGTACCCGGCGTTGCTGACGACGGCGTGCATCCGGCCGAACTGCTCGACGGCCGACTGGAAGACCATCGGGATATTGGCTAAATCCGACAGATCCAAAGTACCCAGCCAAAGCCGGTTGGGAAACCTCTGCCGAAGATCACCGGCGTCCGAGAGGTTGCGGACGGTACCTGCGACCCGCCCGCCGCGCTGCATCACTTCTGTGGCGATACTGCGCCCAAGCCCGCGGCTGATACCGGTGATGAACCATGTCGAAGCGGAGATCGGAAGACTGGAAAACGAGGACGATGTGCTGGAGCTCATAGGGTGACTGTAACCGCGCGACGAGCCGCACCGTGACTCAAATCGTGCGAGAGATTAGCGAAATCCTGCAAGATCACAGGAAACGCCAGTGACGCCGTGGCCAGGACGCGCATCGAGGCGATTCGGACCAGTCTGCCCGGTCGGTCTACTGCCGCCCTCCCGGAACCAGGCCCTTCGGGCATTGCTGTGGCGGATGGGCCCGCGGCACGCGCGGGTCGACCAGATGACGGCGGCATGGACCGATGCCGATTGACGTCGCGCTCCCACTCACGGACGGGTACTTCTCACGATGGGCGGCTACGCGTCAACTTGGATTTCGATGCTGAACAAGCCAATCGCTACCTTCTCGGTTCATACCGCATCGCCACTGCCCCCGAGCCGAACTCCAGCCGGCTCACGAGCCTCAGGTCGACATACTTCGATAGCCCCGCGAACAACGTCGGCCCGTGACCCACTAGCCTGGGCTGCACCACGAACTCGTACTCATCGATCAATCCCAGTTCCGCCAATGCCAGTGGGAGCTTCACGCCTCCCGTGAACAGCCCTTTACCCGGCTCCCGCTTGAGCTGCTGAACGGCCTGCTCTAGATCTCCACGCACAAGCTCGGCGTTCCAATCGACCCGGTCCAGCGTGCTCGACACGACGTACTTCTTGGCCGCGTCGATCGTCCGGGCGAAGGGTTCCACCCATTCAGGCCGCCCGCCCGTGCCCGCCGGCGGCCGAAACGCGGCCTCCATCATCTCGTAAGTCACCCGGCCAAAGAGGAGGGCATCGGCCTGGTCAAGGTTCTCGATCGCGTGACGATGCAACTCTTCATCCGCGGGCATTGCACGATGATCGCAGCACCCGTCCAGGGTGACGTTGATGGAATACCGAAGCGGTCGCATTCAGCGAGAGTACCGCCAATGGGCTAGACCAGCAAGGTTAGCCCCTTCCATGGCGCCAACCGAAAGTTGATGCGCCCGGCGCCACTTGGCTCGATCACGCCCATCCCGCCACTCGACCTCGCGCCAACATCCGTTCTTCGTCTACCCGGCACTCAGCAAGGGATAGTCCGTGTAACCGTGATCGTCCCCGCCATAGAAAGTCCGCACGTCCGGGAGATTCAACGGCGCATCGAGACGGAATCGCTCGACAAGATCGGAATTGGAGATGAACGGCCGGCCATAGGCGATGAGGTCGGTCCGCCCCGCCGCAATGGCTGCGTCGCCCGATGCCTTGGTAAAGCCGCCCACCGCCATCAGCGTGCCCGTGTAGACCGAACGAATGAGGTCGACAGGATTGAACGCCGGCGGCGTGCCCCTTGAGTAGCCACTGTCGTAGCCCACGTGGAGATAGGCCAGACCGAGCCAATTCAGGCGCCGGGCGAGGTAGGCGTACGTCTCGGCGGGCTCTTCGTCGAAAGTGTCGTTGACGGTAAAGCCGGGTGCGATCTTGATGCCCACCTGCTGTCCGCCCCGCACGCTGCAGAGCGCTTCCATCACTTCCAGCGTGAAGCGCGTCCTCCCTTCCAGCGAGCCCCCGTAGCCATCGGTACGCCGGTTCGACCCCGTGACTTGAAACTGATTCGGCAGGTATCCGGTCGCCGCATGAAGTTCCACGCCGTCGAAGCCGGCCACGATGGACAACTCCGCTGCCCGCCGGAACTCCTCGACCACCGCCGCAACTTCCTCTGTCTCCAGCGCGCGAGGCGTTTCGAACGGGAACTTCCCGCCGAAACCATGGATCTCTCCGGAGATGGGAATGGCCGAGGGCGCCACGGGCAGGGCGTGGCCTGGCAGCAGCGACGAGTGGGACACGCGCCCCGCGTGCATCAGTTGGACGAAGATGCGCCCCCCGACACTGTGAACGGCGTCCGTCACCTTCCGCCAACCAGCCGCTTGTGCGTCCGTGTGGAGCCCGGGCGGGTACGTGTATCCGCGGCCCATCGGGCTGGGATGGGTACCTTCGGTGATGATCAGCCCCGCCGCGGCTCGCTGCGAATAGTAGCGGACCATGCGCTCACCGGGGACGCAGTCCTTCTCTGCCCGGATGCGAGTCATGGGCGACATGACGATCCGGTTTGGCAGCTCCAGTTCGCCGACCCTCACTGGCGAAAACAGTCCTAATGGTTCAGGCAACTCATGTCCTTTCCAGAAGTGCCGCTCGCGTGCTCACGTAGATGCGAAACCGAGCGGACTCAGCCAAGTCTCCGTGAATACCATCCTGTCACGGCGAGCATCCTCAAACCCATGGCCGTGCGGCAACTCGTAGCGGATCATCCGTTCCCGCGTAGCAAGAAACTTCTGGAAATTACGAGAGGGGCCACGTGCAGTCTCCAGAGGAATCCCCCGTGTCCCGCCAGCCCCACAAAATCGAACGCAGCCGCTACGAACCCCAACCGTAAGGGAGGGGTCCCCGCCGCTGCGAACCGCGCACGTCAGTAAGCGGGTACCAATTCCGAACGCCTCTTCAATGGTGCGGGCACCCGTTCCGGCCGCCTCTTCAACACCGCAGGCCGAGCGACCCCACGCCCCATCCAGCCGGGTACAGGAAGAACACGAACACCGCGCCTCACCCCCAAGGAAACCGAGCTTCAGGCGCCCAACCTCGCCCCTGTCGCAAAAGACGGCCAGGGTCACGAAACAGCTCAGCACCGGTCGTCCGAGTGCTTGCTCATCGGCCACGCTTCACGCAACTTCCGACGAGTCTGTCCACTGCTTCAGAGCATTCCGGGCCGCCTCTGTGAGGACATCGGCCACCTTCCCCGGCTCCTGCATCATGGCGACGTGACAGGTCGGTAGGAATACCGTGTGCTCACCAGACTTGTGCGCCCTTGCCTCCTGCAGCGCCGTCGGCAGAATCCGGTCCTCTGTTGCGATCACATACCAGGAGGGCCTGGTCCTCCACGCGGCGTGCGTTAGCTTCTCATCGAACATCGGGCCGTAGCTTTGCCCCTGGACCGCGAACAGGAGCCCTATTGGGTATTCCGAACCTAACTCATTCCGGTAAAGTGTGGAGTCGAATTTCGATACCCCGGGGTCGACGCGCAACAAAGAACCCGCACCCCGCGAGACACCGGAATGTACCCTGCACGGCACAGTGAGGGCGAGCACGAGGAATCCGGCTTGGGCTGCAGCGGCGCTTCCTGACTGCAACTGTGGTAGCGTTGGTTCGCGGCGATTGAGAATGCTCAATCGCGCGGTGATCCAGATTTCCAGTCACAATCGCTGAAAAAAGGAGCAGGCATGGGCGACAAGGGCGGCAAGAAAGACAAGGACAAGAACAAGCAACAGCAGGTGACGAAACACAAACAAGAGGTGCAGAAGAAGCACGACAAAGCCCCGTCCAGGAAGCCCGGTACATGAACCGCCCAAGGCCGGTTCGTGAGCGCGGCGAACGGGCCTGATCAGTCGTTTCGCGGCGCAAGGTTCTGAGGC is a window from the uncultured Paludibaculum sp. genome containing:
- a CDS encoding dihydrofolate reductase family protein; translation: MRPLRYSINVTLDGCCDHRAMPADEELHRHAIENLDQADALLFGRVTYEMMEAAFRPPAGTGGRPEWVEPFARTIDAAKKYVVSSTLDRVDWNAELVRGDLEQAVQQLKREPGKGLFTGGVKLPLALAELGLIDEYEFVVQPRLVGHGPTLFAGLSKYVDLRLVSRLEFGSGAVAMRYEPRR
- a CDS encoding AraC family transcriptional regulator → MLPSRSLWREARSIVLRHAEEDRLSSSVLPGLHLMRFGWSSRPLVSMQSPCLALVLQGAKSLDFGPTHLEYGAGQFLLTSIDMPVTSRIVSATRKCPLVAVAVEIDFGELQQVIRRCDRLPHSGSQPGIQVFAADAGLLEAIVRLLRLLDTPEHARALTPLIQQEILYRLLSGPAGARLLEVSRHDSPSNRVAGALAWLRGHFAEGFLVGALARHAGMSPSAFHQHFKAVTGMTPIQYQKRIRLHEARRVLLVEALDIGEASLRVGYQSHSQFSKDYKQYFGRLPKDDVFAHVDGGIPVAAYSPEGSGPS
- a CDS encoding alpha/beta hydrolase, encoding MSILNRREPTLPQLQSGSAAAAQAGFLVLALTVPCRVHSGVSRGAGSLLRVDPGVSKFDSTLYRNELGSEYPIGLLFAVQGQSYGPMFDEKLTHAAWRTRPSWYVIATEDRILPTALQEARAHKSGEHTVFLPTCHVAMMQEPGKVADVLTEAARNALKQWTDSSEVA
- a CDS encoding alkene reductase, which encodes MPEPLGLFSPVRVGELELPNRIVMSPMTRIRAEKDCVPGERMVRYYSQRAAAGLIITEGTHPSPMGRGYTYPPGLHTDAQAAGWRKVTDAVHSVGGRIFVQLMHAGRVSHSSLLPGHALPVAPSAIPISGEIHGFGGKFPFETPRALETEEVAAVVEEFRRAAELSIVAGFDGVELHAATGYLPNQFQVTGSNRRTDGYGGSLEGRTRFTLEVMEALCSVRGGQQVGIKIAPGFTVNDTFDEEPAETYAYLARRLNWLGLAYLHVGYDSGYSRGTPPAFNPVDLIRSVYTGTLMAVGGFTKASGDAAIAAGRTDLIAYGRPFISNSDLVERFRLDAPLNLPDVRTFYGGDDHGYTDYPLLSAG
- a CDS encoding SDR family oxidoreductase — encoded protein: MSSSTSSSFSSLPISASTWFITGISRGLGRSIATEVMQRGGRVAGTVRNLSDAGDLRQRFPNRLWLGTLDLSDLANIPMVFQSAVEQFGRMHAVVSNAGYSLLGAAEELDLAAIRHIVDTNLTGSIQLARAAVAHMRPLGGGRLIQISSGAGQAAFAGLSAYCATKWGIEGFFEALSQEVAGFGIGTTLVEPGAIRTDFGASGVLSPELEAYRESPAGLMRQMAHSGYVAPGDPAKMAKAIVDTFEVSTAPPRLALGPDVHGYIKTALTTRLVQLESFQDVTMSTDCDDVGAR